Part of the Vitis vinifera cultivar Pinot Noir 40024 chromosome 13, ASM3070453v1 genome is shown below.
GAAAGATGGAAGTAGGAATGGATAAGTAtatatctctttttctttttttttaaacaaagaaGAGAATTTCAGTGGCGGGTGGAACCGccaatgaaagtatgaaggTAGGACAtgcatatgtatatatacacacatacatacatacatatgtatgtatgtgtgtatatatatatatatatatgtatgtatcatttctttttaaagagaaaaaataatttcagcGGCGGGTGGAACCGCCAATGAAAGTAGGAAAAAATTATCCTAATGGGGAGGAAACCTTTTGTGGCGTTTTATTCTTACATTAAGAGGGGTTGTATCTTCTGCCAAGAGTCTACGTTGAAATTGACCGATTTGGTCatctaatttaaataattagttCAGTGGCCCATCAAAATGAGATGGATTTTAATTTTGGCACCTTAACTTTGAATGTGCTTTTTAGTAGCCTCACATTTTAAGAAATTGTTTGAGTTAGATCTCTATTATGATGGTTCTAATATTTTTAAGCTTAcaacttttctttgtttttgtatgTGTTTCCGTCTCTCTTTGACGATACTcccttcaatttattttttcttttaatggtGTATGTTGATGGGCTTCTGTTATGGcaatttaaaattgaatgtGGTCACAGACTGTTTGAAATTCAATTGAAAGTCAAAACCAAGAGTAGTTATGGATGTTCAATGAAAaagattgattttgaattttgtttttgaaggaACAAGTAGTCATTATGTagatattttttcctttcactaATTATATGACTTGAttgaaaaatgaattggaaAACATTCTTTTGGTTTATTGAGGAAATATTGATGATAATTCCTTCATGTTCATTTTATGATACTTCTCATCCAAATGAATTTTGTATTGAATACGATTGAGAATGATTAATAACGATTTTTCATCTTACATTTCATCATGACACTTCAACTTACTATGATGATTCATTTAACTTGTTCTTGTGTTATTTTTGACTGCTTTTGTTTGTCATTAATTTGTTCCAGAGATAAAGAACCAGTGAATTATTATGATTTGGAAGAATACTGTATTAAGCTGAAGGGATGCACTTCAAGGTGAGGCAATATGCTTCATTGCTCAGCTAAGCATTGATTTAGGAAGGAAAAATtacatttatcaaaatcaaatgaataaatgaCATGTCTGTTACATTCAATGCTTAAGAATCAATCTAAATGACACATAGGTTACAATGTATTTTGTGATTCTTTTTGTTCATATCAACAGCAAATTTGCTAAACCAtgtcttcttttttccttcttgtgATGACATGATCTTTTAATTATGCCTAGTTTCTTCCCAACCGATGTATCTCTGTACATGTTGATAGAATATGCAAAATATATTCTCTGCAAAGGttggatttttatttcttatatgtTTATGTTAATTTATAGAAAGTGAAGTTTAACATTAAAAAGGATAAACCAGAAAAAATTCTTTCTACATATTTAGTATGCATTCTTCTGCACTGATTGTTGACTCTTATTTTAATCTGTCTAAAACGAAACTACAACTAGATAAAAAACATAATTCgattaacttatttttctttaagtgTAGAACATTGAATGAATGTTATTGTTCTTTGATTGTGTGGCATTAAATGAATGCAATGAATGGTAGTACAAAGCTTGCACATGTATGCCTAAACATATCACAGGATTTATGACTGCCTCTTCCTTTCATGCTGTTGTGATAGTAGTTATGCATTTAATTGTATTCCTTTTTTCTCAATTTGGTGGTCCAGCATCGGTGCTCGCCGGATGGCATTAGCATGCGTGACTCTTCGTCAAGCAAGTGAGAACAAAAATAAGGATGGGTAAGAAGGCTTTTCCTCATGCACCCATATGGTCTGTGTCTAAATTTGTTAAAATGTTTGAGGTTTTCCCCACTTTTTGATAGTTTGAATCTTTTCTCAGTCCTTTCCTTGCTAATTGTGGCtttgaaaaaattgaggaaTTGCAAAATACCATTGTGACTGCATGTGTAGTTAATCATCATGGTATTAGTAATGGGATGGGGACATGTGTCCAATGCATTACTTTTCTTACTAAAGATAAGTATCCTGCattctctttccctttcttcTGTGGGATTAGCTCATACCTAGGTTTGTGCTAGCATTTTCTACAGGTAGCAGAGTTAATTCGTGGGTGAGTCTAGTAAGGCATATCCCAGtgctcctctctctctccccctccctccctccctccttTTTCATATTAAGTGTTCTTGTCATGTCATGAATGGTATGAAAGAGATCATATAAGGATTGCATCAGTGTTGTTTGGTGGATGCAAACTACACTCCTGAATGTGCTTTATGTGACTAGTTGCTCATATCCAAATTGGATTTTAGGATTGTTCACCATAGTCTATAATTATCCCAAAGAACCCAGATTATTAAGTTGAGAGCTTTGCCCGGGATCCATTCGTCCATGTTTTTGGCTCCCATGCAGGAGTTTATAAAGACCTGCTGTCAGTCGACCTTACATCTAAAGTATCTTAGGAATATACATTTTGGTATTATTTTCAGCATCCAACAAGGTTCTTGATGTGTTCTTGCCCATTGTTAAAACATATACACTTGCAGTTGATTCAATTATCCCATTTTATGTTGTTATGTtatttagagtgcatttgatagtgattctaggaagtaTTTCTAGCCTTTCTaccacttgaaaaataaaaaaaaatttaagtgttgaaaaagctaaaaacactttctagaatcactaccaaacgcacTCTTAGAATCCATTaggtagtgattctagaaagcacttctaacatttctaacacttgaaaatctttatcaaaagaattgttttcaagTGCTAGAAAGGCTAGAAACGCTtcttagaatcactaccaaacaagTTGTTAATGTGTTCAAGTATTATCATTATGTCTTACAAATCTTTAAGAGGAGAGGATGCATACCAAAAGTATCTTATGCACTGAATTGCGTGAATCTTTTATGTGTAGTTCCTTTTCCCTAATTTTAACTTCTGCTGCATCTTAGAATTTATATTGTTGCCCATGATGTTCTCTTTTTAGGTGTATCTTGGCTTTGAATGGAATCAAGCATGAATACTATAATCTGCAAAGCAGTCTGGATAGCATTGTTCAGGTAATGCGAGATACATATGTTTGGTCTAAACGTAGATTTTCTATGTTTAGTTTGCAGCGACATTTAAACCTGTATGAGTGTTTCATtgcataaataatatattaatttggcATTTTTATGATTCATTTATGAAGAAGTGCGTGGTATGACATGGGATGTGTCCCAAGCCACTAATATCGAGTCAATGTTTTCTCATGAGGGCTAGATGGAGCCCACATTCCTGTCATACCCCTGTGGTGATCCTGGTTGAGGTGGTTGTAGATGAGAGTTATgaacttttttctcattttgattcttttttggTGCAGTTGGAAAGGCGAATTCTCTGTCATAACGCTTGAAATGCAATGATGAGGGAGCTGTGGTGTGGTTTTCCCACGAACGTGGAAAGAGTTGCTGCGATAGTCGACCAGAAGGACTCAATTGTtgccttttttgttttcttaaatgATTGAACACCAGGACATTTCATCTTTGTGGTTGGAACCTTTATATGGCTCAATTAACGAACCATTCTGGATCTGTTCTTTTATTTGGTGAGGTCTCACAAGAAAGTTGCATGTTtgttcagaaaaaaaaaaacaccctgTTGGAAATCATCCTTCCTGTTCGTTCGTGGGCTGTGGCGCGGCTATTTGATGAGTATTGTATATCTTACTGCTTCCATTTTCTAGTGATATGGTGTATCATGTTCTCTTGAGGTGCCCTTCTCTTGGACCATTGCTAGAATGAGATGATTCAAACCGATGATAAGAATCTGCTGGGGTTTTCAGAAGGCAGCCTGTTCAAATATGTTTTCGAAACAACTGGCACTCGGGAGTTGTTTCATAAAACAACTGGCACTCTTGAGTAGTTTCAAAAAACAACTGGCATTGAATTCAAGGACTAATTCACAGCATGATATGTTTGTCTGTCTCAAAAAacaatggatttgattgaatgtTGGTTGGTTGAAAAGGTGATCCTACCACTTAGGCTACCTGTCTTGTTGCAGCCCCCACAAAATTGTAGTAACTCTCTCAAACCGCACCACTGATATCATCCTTAATGCTACCATAAGACCAACAACCCTAAAGATCAATCTGCCACTTAATCCAACGCCCTGGTAATTGGTCCCTTCTCGTGTGAAATTTccttggtttttatttcaaaataagtgTGCAGAATGTGGAACAGTGAATGGTTTTACCTGCCTGTAACCCTTTAAGCGCCATCACTTGAGGGGAATTTCCAGTTGTCACCCCTGGTGAGAGGACTAAACAACACAATCAAGCTTGGGTGGGTGGTGGCATCCTCCAAAGTCCCCCTGGGATAGTTTCCTCTTGTGAATCTGGGATAACATATAAACAACCATTCCATTCCGTATTGCTAGATTCAGGCACTCCAACAGACTAACATCGATATATTGAAATAGCATCCTTACTTCAAATGTAATCCTCACCTTCTGACCCTATTAGCAACAAAGAAGGGTTGCTGCAAAAAACAATATTGAATTTCCAATAGTGATGGATCATTTAGCAATTAGTTGATTATGTCAATTCGGAAAtacacaataaataaataaataaaattaaaatctgtCATTACTAAATTACTGGTAATTGCTTGAACATAGTTACCAAGTCAAAATCGTCTCCAGAAAAAAGAACCCTGAATTCCTAAAATAGTATAAAGATTTGAGAAATCTTAGcatatgaaaaaatcaaaatcccatTCCATCAATCAAATAGACTGAAGCCCATGTCCTGCAATGAATGAAACAAAAGGAAAGATATATCAGTTCCTGAGGAATTAAATTTGTGCATGTGTTTAATACAGTTAAGGTTGGCTATATAGGCATAATCAGTGTGCTTTCTATGTGAAAGTCCAATGCAGTGACAGGACAGTGGAGAGGCTACATGCGCAGTAAGATGGTTCCTGCAAGTTCCACATTACATAACCACACTTGGGCAGCCAAAAGTACTAAAATTTAATTGCATATAATCAAACTAAAAAAGGGATTTCTGTAATCCGTATTCATGAAAGACTAAAGTCTCATGCTCCAAATAACAGCCATTCCTTTTATGtggaaattagatttttttttttcccaatcaGAGAGAGATAGCAAAGAGCATCAAATCTGAAAATGCTTCAAAGTCTAAGGTTTGTAGCCAAAAATGTTCTAGACCAGTAGCAAAGGCATCTTGGTTGGGTTAGGTGAGTCTAGCATTCAAATAATATAAAGGACAAAATAACCATACAGCATAAAGTAAGCAAAGATAGAGATCCAGAAGCTCATCAAGGTTCTAAGCTTCTAGCATCATGGTTCTACTTAATTTGAGAGAACATAGGTAGGATCTAGTTGTGCTTTCTCATTGGGAAAACATAATCATGCAACCCAATCCTAAGATAACTGAGACCAAAATTGTGGAAATCTAGCACACATCTGGCTCCACACATATGAATGCCACTTTATATGCAGGAATTAAAAGAGAGCTCATTGTTGAGGCATGATGGAGGAGTAGAGATTTACTCTTAAAATGCATAAAGTGAATCCCAAGAGTAGCCAAAAAGACCAGTAGGGACAGCTGATATGTAACTCAATAAGACTACGGTGCTGGTTTTAGTGCCAACCCAATCATTGAACCCTTACCTCATCTGATTCCTCTTTCTCTTCCACCTTTTCCTCCTTTGGTTCTGTGGCAGCAGGTGctgcaccaccaccaccaccaccaccactagcCGCAACAGCTGCAACAGCAACACCACCACCAGAAGGCACTGATGCCAATTTCTCTCTTCCAGATGCAATAAGCTCTGTTATATCCTTACCCTTAACTTCGGACAACAGCAGTTCAATCCCATCATCATCAGCTTCAGCTCCAACTGTGAATTAAAAGAACAAGtttcagtaaaaaaaaattttcaagtgcctacaaaatttgaaaagaaagtcAAAAGCAGCTAGCAACAACTTATCATCAACATGGATATGAGAGTTTTAAATTCGGACCAGGCAAAGTTAATATAAAGCATCTCAAATAGGCTTAGATTCCTTCAGGATTTTGTCATTCATGTGGAGGGAGCTTAGAAGTActgttgcttttttttttccccttttttgataggtaatttttttccccttaggAGAGTTAAACCTAGGATCACATAGGCTCCCACAAACCCTCAAAAAAGTACAATTAAATAAGCTTTAAAAAACTAATAAgtttacaaatatattaatataataatattcaatttattattaacaataaattagcatataaaataattcactATATATAGTACTgttaccatataaaataatatattacctAAATTGatgcaattcattccaaaaTCATAAACTACTCAATTTCCACCTCTTTCTTTTACCAATTCCAAACACCATTAGCATACAAGGTAAATTGATGCAATTCATAACGCAAtgaacatttaaaataataaatcattcctatatatataatacattacccctttttcttcaaattctcatTCCCAGACACCACTAAACTTCACCACAAAGACAAAGAGACTAAGGAGGGTAGTTGGTGATTCAATATACCTAGTTTGGTAGAAGCATAGAACCTCCTCTATAGAGCACACCCACTCCACACTCTAGAGACACCACACTCTAGTGACACCATAGAGACGAAGCAGAGAGAGGAACCAACATGCAAAGATCACCATTGGTGAAAGAATTTGATGTTTCTCACCAATTAGGCAGTCACCACAGCTACATCGCCAACAAAAAGGCATTGCAGTCCATCCATGATCGATGTGAGGatgtcttctttcttcttcttcttcaccttgGATAGAGTCATGGGTTTTGAGAAACTTTGAGAATCTCTATTTTTCAgagttttcttaattttagttGTTGTTTGATGCTCTTCTGTTGAGATCTGAagggattaaaaaaatgatttatggGTTTCACTAGAGAAAATTTGGATAACTCAGATAATTCAACCGAGTCGACTCGAAATTGACTCTATTGAATCGACCAAGTCAACCACGTTTAATTGATTCTTGATCGAGTCTATGTTTAAGATGGTATTAGATATTGGACTCAACGTAGAAAGGTCCAAGGCAGATATGACTAGGCCAAGACATAACAGACTCTGCTGATACTTAAACCTTGAGCACTTGAGCCATGCCTCATGAGCTTGGGAGTACTGTGCTGCtatgtttgttttttccttttgtatcttgttttcttttctggACTGTCCAAAATGCATTGGATGTACGTGGGTTTGCTTCTAACCCACACCCTTTGGATTCAAGGATCTAACCATTCGGTCACAAGCTAAGCCAGCATAGAAAATGTCCCAAACATTCTAATACTATAAATAACAGAGTAGCTAATAATATGTCAAAATAAAACCCCATAACTATAAATTACATTTTCACGCTACTttataaaaaccaaataaaatcaaCTCAAACTACAGTCATGTAGGATTTCCCTCAATCCTTACATGCTGTTGTTGATCTATTGATCACTCAAGTCCTATTGGTTTTGGGAAGTTTTCAAGGCTAGCACTGAAAACCTTAGTTGACAATGGAAGTGTATACAACTTTATCAGCCTGATGGCTATATTAAAGGCACAAGCATGGATTCAAAAAGCTAGCAAATTTTGGGTAATGATGGGAAAAGGTGATCAATTGCCAGTTAGGGATAAAGAAAGGGGGCAAATATTCAAGTTCAAGGGGTTCCTGCACACACTTCATGCAACAACTAGAAGGATATACAGTTGTTTTTGGCActcaatgatttaaaaatattaggagCAACGATTTGGGACTCCTCTAAACTTTCAATGCGATTAATCTATGGTGGTTGCAACTTTGAATGGTTGAGGGAAACGTGGTTGGAACTTGGAagaacaaaaatgaattttcatttttaatgaaagCTTGCGAGCACTAATGTGTAGCATCACATTGGGCCCAACCCCAACAGTTTATGATATCTAAAAAAGCTACACCTATACATTAAGTCTGAAGAATAGGTAGTGTTTGTGGCCAACATGTGCATGACCACCACACACCTTCAATGATGGAGCAAAGCCAGTCAGAATCAGATCATATAGGTACACTTATGACCACAAAATTGAACAGAGCATATTGTGAAAGAAATATTAGCATTTGGTTCCTCTGGCCAAGAACAAGTCCATTTTCCTCCGAAGTGTTTttggttcaaaaataaaaagaaattcagCACTTATGTATGAATTACATGGAAGCTTCACACCATGTTCAAATaccataaaaaagatcaacaaAAATGGCTAAACTCTACCACAATACAAGTAAATATAGCCAACCAGTTTGGACTAACAAGAAAAACTAAAGCCTGTCCAGCAGTTCATAAAAACTCCTCTTGTTGCTATTCAATCCCTTTTGTTCTTCACATGAGGACCAATCAAGTTGAACAACATTAAGAGTAATGTCTTTAAAAGAAGGTGTACAAGAAGCCCGGAAAGAGGAATACAATTGGATTAGATCCCACTATCTCTTTCGTCCTCCACTTATCCACAGGCCTGCTATTGCCCCTCATCCATACAGAAATACAGTATTACAGAGGATCAGGGTTGGATAACACTTCAAACCACATGGGCTACGTACATCATTAAGGATACACATCTGGCTTACGTACATCACTGATTAGATCCCACAGTGTCTCTTTCGTCCTCCACTTATCCACAGGTCTGTTATTCCCCCTCACTCATACAGAAATACAGTATAACAGAGGCTCAGGGTTGGATAACACTTCAAACCACATGGGCTATGTACATCATTAAGGATACACATCTGGCTTTCAACTGCACATTTTTCCAGGAGCTAAACTCATTTCATATGAGCTCTTCCTATAACTCTCAATCAAATCAGAACTAAAAAATTGAATACTCCTCCTGGAAAGCTACTAACAGTGCTTTATTAGTGCTCTCAGAATAAAGTGTAACATGGCTTACATTGGTTGAATAGCATTACAATATTGCCTTTCACTCAGCTGCACCAATGAACCTCTCATGAGACAAAGTATGTAGAACCAACTTCAGTGGCAGTACATGTTAGGTATTACTAAAGCTCAACACTGGTTATCTGTATCACAGTCAAGACCGGCTATTGAAAATATTGAGgaaaaaagccaaaaaagaaaaagaaggaaaaatacaTGGCAACTGAAGAAAAACTTAAGAGGATGGTAAATAATCATCATGGAAGCAGGGTTAGCAATGGTAAATTGTGTGTCACAGATTCCACACATACTATTTATCCTCAATGGCAGCTCAGTGCTAACTTAAAGTATCTACATAATAACTTGGCCCATTCCCGGTGCTCCACAAATCTGAACCATTGCTTATAAGTTTGAATTACCCCCAGgcatagt
Proteins encoded:
- the LOC100241998 gene encoding large ribosomal subunit protein P2, which produces MKVIAAYLLAALGGNGSPCADDLKSILGSVGAEADDDGIELLLSEVKGKDITELIASGREKLASVPSGGGVAVAAVAASGGGGGGGAAPAATEPKEEKVEEKEESDEDMGFSLFD
- the LOC100242097 gene encoding histidine-containing phosphotransfer protein 2, with amino-acid sequence MAANRQALNEQLQKIVDSLKEQGMLDKQFGLVHSLKESNSPFFLAEIIPMFCQNVQTILRDLTQTLDKEPVNYYDLEEYCIKLKGCTSSIGARRMALACVTLRQASENKNKDGCILALNGIKHEYYNLQSSLDSIVQLERRILCHNA